One genomic segment of Occultella kanbiaonis includes these proteins:
- a CDS encoding GntR family transcriptional regulator, giving the protein MRAGSRAYVALREDILDWRLPPGTPLGEVEQALRLGVSRTPVREALARLAADGLVRGAGARGAVVTDLAPADVSDLFDLRIAVETRLARLAAERRDPGPFRTLVADLGAAVDLDLGGPEDRAAYYDLVQRLDDAIDAAAASRFLTQSLDGVRLHLRRLRRVARDHPARLLESVGEHRGVARAILDGDAELASSATLVHLRASLGHILHTYETAPPRPALTAPAPTAPSAPSVDAPTA; this is encoded by the coding sequence ATGCGGGCTGGTTCACGTGCTTACGTCGCGCTCCGTGAGGACATCCTCGACTGGCGGCTGCCGCCCGGGACACCGCTCGGCGAGGTGGAGCAGGCGTTGCGGCTGGGTGTCTCCCGCACCCCCGTCCGCGAGGCACTCGCCCGGCTCGCCGCCGACGGTCTGGTGCGTGGCGCCGGCGCCCGCGGCGCCGTCGTGACCGACCTGGCGCCCGCGGACGTGAGCGACCTGTTCGACCTGCGCATCGCCGTCGAGACCCGGCTTGCCCGGCTCGCGGCCGAGCGACGCGACCCAGGACCGTTCCGGACGCTCGTCGCGGACCTGGGCGCCGCCGTCGACCTCGACCTCGGCGGACCGGAGGACCGGGCCGCCTACTACGACCTGGTGCAGCGCCTCGACGACGCCATCGACGCGGCCGCGGCGAGCCGGTTCCTGACCCAGTCGCTCGACGGGGTTCGGCTGCACCTGCGGCGGCTGCGGCGGGTGGCCCGGGACCACCCGGCCCGGCTGCTGGAGTCCGTCGGCGAGCACCGAGGCGTGGCCCGGGCCATCCTTGACGGGGACGCCGAACTCGCATCGAGCGCCACCCTCGTGCACCTGCGCGCGAGCCTCGGCCACATCCTGCACACCTACGAGACCGCCCCGCCGCGACCGGCACTGACCGCACCAGCACCGACGGCGCCGTCCGCGCCATCGGTCGACGCACCCACCGCGTGA